A window of Daphnia pulicaria isolate SC F1-1A chromosome 4, SC_F0-13Bv2, whole genome shotgun sequence genomic DNA:
CGACTCCTGCGATTCAATCAAATGTTGTTGAGTGGGCCAATGATATTATCTATCCGTTTTTAATTGAACCAATGAATTGAGTTTACCAGCCGAGTAGAGAGTCTTTTGATCTTCAGATAGACACAGGCAGAGTACGTCGGCTTTGTGGGCGTTCACTTCGTCAATCAGAGTGCCCAATTTACCGTTCCAAAACGATGTCATGCCTCTAGAGTCGCCACTGATGATGACAAAGTCGTCTGTGATGCAGACACACCAGACGAGAGTTTCCTATTAAAGAAATGGAGTCAGAACTTTGAATGTAAAGTGGAAGGCAAATGCTTTTACTTTGAAACTGTCGGCACGACCGAGAGATAGACGATTGACGGCGTGACCAGTTTTCACGTTCCATACTCTTATCGCGTTGGATGATCCTGTGACGATAAAGTCGCCTGAGCTGTGCCAGGACAGAGAGAGGATACGACCTAAAGATTCAAATGTGCATCAAAAGATAAAATTCCACTGCATTCGTCAAAACACTTTCAAGTTCTCACCTTCTTGTTTGTCAAAAACTTTATAGTACATCAACCCTTCTTCAAAGATTTCAAACAAGCAGACGTATCCTTCTTCAGAGCCGGCctgcagacaaaaaaaaaattaattcataataCTTTTGGTGtaatgtaaaacaatttaccgCCAAGTGAGTGTGTGCCTTGTTGACTGCAAGACACCATGCAGATCCTGATGTGACAGCGTAACTGGCTTTGGGTGAAAGAGCAACCAAGTCATACTCGACCACAAAACCATGCAAGCCAGTGGAAAAGAGCCTGCCTTTTGACCAAACTAACGCTTCGATTGAGCCTTCTGGGGAACCGGGAATCAACTTTTCAATGTGAGGAGAATGTTCCAAATTCCATATTTCTATACTGTTGTCTGacctttcaatttttcaatacaaaatGAGCGACATTGTCATGGGAtaaaagctttcatttttgaattaccTGGAAAGAGCTAGCCGGTTAGACTCGTAAGCCATACTGTGTATCGCTTTTGGTTCTACATCGTAGAATCTGGTGCTGTGAATTTTGAAGAGGTTCTTGTCCATTTTACGAGAAATAAATGCAAAAGCAGCTAATATCAATCAACCGTCAAATTTactgcaacaaaaaaaataacttggtAAATTGTTCATCAAAAGTCATCACGCTTTGCTAGCAGACGACCACGTGTTACCAGTGCACTGAGTCCATCTACCGTTCATTTCCGAAGCTTGTATCCTTATCcatcgaaattcaaaaataatcaatgaaaacccaagttcaaaaggTACGCAACAGtgtatttgtattttgtaaTCGTCTTtatatacaaataaaaaatcaatacattttcgcccccacaaaaaacaaaacctttTCAATATTAACAAAGTTCCACGACAGTTGACATCAAACATACTTACcctgcacacacaaagcaACTTCTTCAATGTCACACAAATGACACAATGATCAAAAAGAGTAGACTACTTACTTTTTAATGCTCTCTCGTCTTTCAGTTCAAGTGGAATGAGGACAGTCGAAACTTCTGAAGGCCGGAGCCAGGATTATATTAGGaataaaaaaacccaaataagaaaaatgtctCGTCTTGTATTCTGTCTTGTCCTTGGCCATGAAAACGATTACCAAAGCTCGCCGAGTGACGCAGTTGCGGTcgtctttcttttcgtttgaTGTTTCGGTATATCCCATCGTCTACAACGACTGTGTGTACTACAACTAAAAAAGCCGTtgctttatttgatttctcctgtcaagtagaatttctttcttcagGGCTGTCGAAGTAACCCGACCAATTGcctaaacaagaaaataaacccTCCCAGCAGCTCCCTCCACTCTTGATGGGCTGTAGTACAAATGACGTCAGATTGACAAAAGCTGCGTGGGTACCAGAGACGTACGTACGTACATACACACACCACAGTGGCCGCGACACTTCAGCGTGAAACCAGAGTTTGTTTCAATCCCAAAAGTTCAgcgacaaataataaacaagacAAATTCCTGAGCTGTTACTttgctttgctgctgctgctgctgctgtcgggaTTGGAGTAAGGCGATCCACTCGGGCGAACACAAGTTTCTGCTCCGTCATTCCCAACTCATCCGAATGGCACGACGGAATCTGATGACACCGCACCACCAATCCAGTAAAGGCAGCAAGCGGCTGTCCGGAATTCAAACCGTTGAGGATTTGCATGTCAAGGAGAAATTGGAAGACTCTGTGATATTACTCCAAgccccaaaaaagaataatcgaTACGTTTAATCCGGAAGAGCTCTAAAACATttagaaaattcatttcactTTGATCGTCAGTCTGTAGGATGTTAAATTCTCCATCAAAAGTGACGATATCCAGGCCCATCCGGAAATAATGTTACAAAATCTAATTATCGCTGATTGCATTCAGGACCTTTCTCCAGTCCTAAAATGTCGACCCTCTTAAGAGGTAGCGGGGGAAGTTCGATTCCGGCggacattttccacatgttgATCATCGGCTGGCCCGCCGTGGCCCGACGACGAAGGAAATTGGCAATCCATCCGGTAGCTCGTCCTTAATCAAATTCTTGTATTTTTGATTGTGTCCATCGACGAATAGTCGGACATGAAACGGCATCGGTAAACACGACATGTCCGAGCGGCCCCGCCTGATTGCTTAATTGAtcgtggatgaaaaaaaaaaagtaaaaatcttTTGGCGCTGCCGGAATGGCAAATTGATGACCCTCTTCGAGTAGTTTTCACACGTCTAATCTCTGGCGGCCATCAATTTGTTATCAGCAACTCAAATGAAGGCCCcccttcttgttttatttggtaCCGCCTCCACCACCCAAAAAAAGCAGCCGGATCAAATTGAAGTGGAATTTCTCTTAGTGTTGTGCAACGCTCCCGCGTGTGCCTGTGACTGATCGGCCGGGCATTTCCAGCTTTaaggagacacacacacacggccacTCTTCTTGTTATGTTGTCAAagggcaaaaagaagaagaagaagcgttgATGGAGCCAGCTGTCAACAGCTGGGCCCGTCCCGCCCGAAATATAACAGCGTGTGTTTTGATAGCCCGACCAACCAGCAATCCTCACATGAGACacgtctcccccccccccccaccgctCCTTTCACTCGGCAAGCCGAAAAATCTCCTTCCGTctctatttattttgttttacaacgaagaagaagaagaagaccccgACCGTGTTGTCGACTCTCTCACAAGCTGTAACAACctgttatttctttctttcccccttttctttttttaattcttttcttttttcattcttggAGGACAAAGTCCTTTCGAAACTATGCGATGTTGTGTCTTTCGTCCTTTTACCGAACTTATCGGAATGTCATTTGCTAGCGGGCGCGCGCGCGCCATCATTAATGAGAATTTCTAATCGGATCGACTATTTCAACccaatttaaatttcccgcatttttttttaaattaaaaaagtcaTCGCCAGCTGGAAGATGCCTGACCTCTTTGGCCGCTCCACTTCCtctcggaagaagaagaagagagtgaaGACACCAATATCAAGTGTTAAAaggtccttcttcttctttgacttaACAAGGGATATGTATAACGACGCATAAGTCGGGAGTGGCCGGAaggtttcttttcctttcccaCCAGCCAATCGGAAACCGGATgaatctcccccccccccaaaaaaaaagagacatccgcagaagacaaaaataacaacaataataaaatttttaaaaaatttcgccAAATTTGagcgtaaaataaaaaataaaaaaaaataaaaaaacagctgtcTTTTGTTAAAGAGCCGCACCGCGcaaaaatacgaaaattaTACAGCCCCCTCGGCCAACGCGCCTCCTCTCTACCACCGTTATGTTTCGCGACTCGTCGTCGGccctcttctccttctccaaAAAATGGAGCGCCTATTCTCGGGGATGCTGTTTTGtatatcaataaataaataaggccATCGCTGGAACACAAGTCGCGCCGAGGAGGAggaatcataataataaaaacaaccaaatatAAGACcaaagaaacgaaagaaaaaaggcgcaAAACAGTCAAACGagggtggaaaagaaaagaaaacgagccaATTGACGTCATAAAAATCAAGGGTGCCCCTTTTTTGTGAGAGCCTCCGAACGAGTGgcaaacacaacaacaaactaTTGATGCCTTGTtaaagccaaataaaaaataataataaataaaaatcttaaaacagctaaacttttctctttctagagcggagaaaaaaacaaaataagtgtGAACCATTGCCGCTTTATTTTCTCTCCACTCTTCTCCGGAGAATAAGATTCAAATGCGCAGAGTGACGTATAACAACACAAAGTACGGTTACTACAAGTCCAACCAAAATACCTCATTTGAGATGATTGTTTatcggagaagaaaagaagaagtaataataataaaaaaagggggccgACTACAactaatatacacacacacatacgtaTAAGACGTCATAAATAACCAGTTGATTGCCCAATTATTTGCTTCGGTAACGAttgatcctcctcctccccctttttACACGACCGTTAAAACGTCTAATGAAATTCGGGACAcggtgggagaaaaaaagaagagttgtGTCCCGACGGCCTGTGAACTCTCCTCCAAAGTGGTCCAGCAAACACACCAcccaccaaaaaagaaagaaaaagaaaaaaaaagagattggcGTTTGACTAGTCCAACAGcgacaacaactacaacaacttACTACtactttggttgttgttgaacAACGAGCTCGCCATATGTTTCCAGCTGTGGTGCCGAGAGGGAGACGGaccagcttcttctttttcttcgtacAACTCTCCTTTTAACAAGATCCTGGCGTCACCccgccctcctcctccttctctcaCTCACATACgtttcatgtgtgtgtgtgtgtgtgctgtgcacaCACACTGCGCCATAAAACTATCGAAGACAGCCGAGCGGACCGACAGTCTCGCCCAATCTGTCGAGCCGGACAGACGGAACACtcgaccaaaaaacaaaatttcgtcAAAAACAGTTTCAAACATTTGGTTTTGTCCCCCGCCAATAGTGTTTTCTTTCGAGTGCTGTGTTGAACAAATCGGATTGTGTTGTACAACTTCTTCGCGCGCGctcaatttgaattgaaaaaatttctcaATTGTGATTCGTTTTTGGgaattcatttcattaaaatttttgttactCCGAGTGTGGCGAGTGTTGGTGATCGCCATGGCGCCACAGAAGATCGTCAACGCAACAGGTAAAACTGGTTTAGATTGAaatagatgaaaaaagaaaagaatgggaCCTACAAATGTGTGTCCAACGTCAGTAGAAAGAAACAAGAGCGACTCTTTAGTGCtagttaaaatttttggtttctgttctgttctgttctcctggtgattttctttttctatttggtcACTCCCGAGGCTAACGTACATATAGTCATCatcatgagagagagagagaccgtcAATCTCGTACATACATCGGAGCGTGACCGGTTCGTGAGCGCTAACACGCGTTCGCCGCCAGCTCTGAAacgaaatcaaacaacaaaaggGAACCCAACgaattttctactttttttttcaaatccaacTCGCTTGATGAACTGGCAAACataatttgggtttttttttcggggaaaaaacacgaaaactaACGAGCCGATATGTACATTTTTACAGCTGCTGCGCAACCATTAATAAATGACAAGTTACGCCCCGTAGCGTAATTAGTCGGTGCCCAGCACAACATTATATACCAACCCCACCGACATTTTGCCCAGGgatcctgtttttctttttttggggtttttctttgttggaaAAGTATTAACACGGAGCTCGTTATTACACGAACACAACGTTAACTGACCGAAACTTGTTCTTGATATTGTTATGGTCGACGcggtgaaaaatgaaattcaatttcaaaaacaaatcttttcttgtttaaaaaaaaatcaaataaaatgacaCACCCCCGCTAAAAACCATTTGGAGAAATGGGcgttcgaataaaaaaaatttttaaatacgtGATgatataatcatttttttttaaattcattttaacattttctttaatttttttttttttttttcgttcagatCCGAACCAGGGACGAGCAGGTGCTCGGGATTGCGATTCGGCTCGTTGCGGGATGGACGCCGGCTGTCGTCAGGTGCCCGACGGCTCATGGATTTGCATCTGCACTCACGACTTGTCACTTCAAAGGCCCGACGGATTTTGCCCGCGCGTTGTCGGTcagtttcatttattttttttttcatcctctCATTCCTTTAGGGCCACCAAAATCAAGTTAGAAAGGAGATAATCAACACGTTTCACACACATCCTGAAAGTCCGGCTCCGCCCCGATCTTATTATTGTCCGTCACAATGTGCAGGGGCATATGCGACGAGTCTATCTATAGGTGCGAGTGGAATACATTAGCGCTGCTATAGCCTGGCAGAGTGTGTGTCATTCAAATAAAAGGGGGGAATATTAGAGCCCCTTTTCGACAGAGagataagataaaaaaaaaaaaacgatttgatAATTGACACTTTGATAGTTTTGCCTTCGGGGGTCCGACCGGCTACACAGACAAGAATTATCAAACGAAtaaatcaggaaaaaaagattccgttttttttcttctttttacacgTCGTCCAACagcaaatatttcttttagaCGATTTACTGGCCacgtattattattagtgcgtcaaacttcttttttatcaGCTCAATCAACGAGTTGGCTGCCGGgctaaactctctctctcttcgctTGCGAAATTCTTCCACCTGAGCGATAAAACATTCTCCGGCCCAAAGgcaacattcttcttcttatcttacaccaataaaaatttaaaaagtgaaggAAAAAGTTTCACATTTCTCCGAAGACTAAACGGTGGCCATCAATTGCTGCTGATTAAAGACGCTTACGTGTTATATGATTATCTCTCGTTATAGTTACTGGACCTCATCATCCGAGCGCAAACAAAAAGACTTTCATTAGCATCCGCAAACCAGCGTCAGCGGCCGGAGTCAACCAGACGGCCCAGCAGAGCAAACAGCAGTCACTCATCGATCCATCCAGTCATCCCAATTCGATTCCCACCTTGCCAGGGGTATGTTAAAACCCACCATTGTGTTTTTTATTCATCTAAAAAACTTGATAATAATTACATTCGTGTAACCGATTTCAGTCTCTTCCGGCTCTGGACGGACAGCTGAACGCTTCGGCGACGGCGGCCATCACTTGGCTGGTCCCGGCGCTGGGAATCGTCACGATCCTGTCGATCCTGTTTTTGCTGAGGCGTCGGATgcgcaacaaaaagaaatcgcGACGGGCCGCCAGCTCGTCCGGCGTCGTAGAAAGTCgacaccatcaccaccatcatcattATCCATCGCCTGGCAAATTGACGGGCAATTCGCTACTGCCGGCCGCCGGGGAAATGCCCGTCTGTCTGACCAAGAACGTGTTGCACCAGGAGCGATTCACCAACAATCCGGAATACGACTGGAACGCGGATAGAGGATCGACGGGCAGCGGAGGCGATACGAGCCAGCTCCTGCAGGCCAGCGGCAGTAGCGGCGCAGGCGACCAGTTCAAACCATTTGTCATCATCCGGCCAGAATGGATCGAATTGAAACAGGAAATTGGAGAGGGCTGCTTTGGCAAAGTCTTTCGTGGATCGCTGCGACGGCCATCATCGGCGCCCAACGCACAACCAGACgacgaacaagaagaagaagaagatgaagaacaagaaattcACTTTGATGATGAAGCGGTGGCTGTCAAAGTTTTAAAAGCCGCAGCTGGACCAGCTGCCCAGGAGGATTTGCTCCAGGAAGCTGAAATTATGGTTTCCTTCTCTCATCCAAACATCCTCTCGCTCAAAGGCATCGTCATCAACGGTATATAAAACAGACAAGTCGTCGTCATTAGTCACCCCATACAACTGTCCAAACTTTCCTCCCAGTCCATCCATCCGAAAATAAAGTTCAACTTTAATCCACCCCCTCCCAGCAACCCCCAAAAAggataaaaccaaaaaatggaaCACATTTATCACaaagtttgtttctttttgattggATTACAGAGCCCAATATTGGACCATGGCTCGTGTTCGAGTACATGGCGCTGGGGGACTTGGCCCAGCTTTTACGGTCCGCCAATGGCAATCTATTTGCCAAAACCAAAACTGCGCATTGTTTGAATCAGGTAAGCTTCACTTCACTCCGCCGGAAggagaataaataaaactttaaaaaaacccAGAGACACGTACGGGATTGAACctactaaataataaaaattcgatTGATCGATAACAGGAGGATCTGCACTCGATCGCGGCGCAAATCGCAGACGGGATGGCCTATCTCTCGTCGCAGCATTTCGTCCATCGCGACTTGGCGTGCCGCAATTGTTTGGTGGGTGAACGACCCCGAGGCGGCGGTCTGGCCGTCAAAATCTCCGATTTCGGAATGAGCCGTGACGTCTACACTTGCGATTACTACAAGG
This region includes:
- the LOC124336962 gene encoding tyrosine-protein kinase transmembrane receptor ROR2-like — protein: MAPQKIVNATDPNQGRAGARDCDSARCGMDAGCRQVPDGSWICICTHDLSLQRPDGFCPRVVVTGPHHPSANKKTFISIRKPASAAGVNQTAQQSKQQSLIDPSSHPNSIPTLPGSLPALDGQLNASATAAITWLVPALGIVTILSILFLLRRRMRNKKKSRRAASSSGVVESRHHHHHHHYPSPGKLTGNSLLPAAGEMPVCLTKNVLHQERFTNNPEYDWNADRGSTGSGGDTSQLLQASGSSGAGDQFKPFVIIRPEWIELKQEIGEGCFGKVFRGSLRRPSSAPNAQPDDEQEEEEDEEQEIHFDDEAVAVKVLKAAAGPAAQEDLLQEAEIMVSFSHPNILSLKGIVINEPNIGPWLVFEYMALGDLAQLLRSANGNLFAKTKTAHCLNQEDLHSIAAQIADGMAYLSSQHFVHRDLACRNCLVGERPRGGGLAVKISDFGMSRDVYTCDYYKIGGSRMLPVRWMAPESILYGKFTLESDVWSFGVVLWEVFALGVQPYYGHSNEQVVKLILQGILLTPPSSAPPLICQLLNGCWKTQPGDRLTFAEIHSKLKRRPHSNDHQGTWTTQSTTVTYVHLRHNEDNNVDSNAEYLQTLPDLPVHHYSNT